A window from Onychostoma macrolepis isolate SWU-2019 chromosome 07, ASM1243209v1, whole genome shotgun sequence encodes these proteins:
- the chchd7 gene encoding coiled-coil-helix-coiled-coil-helix domain-containing protein 7, translating into MAGKSSACKVRNVDINPCIEESDGSQKCLDAYNYEKSMCSAYFMRYKNCRKYWHGVMLQRRRDGVKPDMPTAEEREQIITALGGKPY; encoded by the exons ATGGCTGGCAAATCAAGTGCATGCAAAGTTCGGAATGTGGATATCAACCCATGCATTGAG GAGAGTGATGGTTCTCAAAAATGTTTGGATGCATACAACTATGAGAAGAGCATGTGTTCTGCATACTTCATGAGGTATAAAAACTGCAGGAAGTACTGG CATGGCGTGATGCTGCAGCGTAGGCGTGATGGAGTAAAGCCTGATATGCCAACCGCTGAGGAGCGAGAGCAGATCATCACAGCCCTTGGAGGGAAGCCCTACTAA